In Pseudomonas sp. Leaf58, one DNA window encodes the following:
- a CDS encoding GNAT family N-acetyltransferase, whose translation MRAAGDAELWVARGPGIIAGLSLSAVGEGFWLTGLLVDPQRRGQGVAGQLIEAALAQAGGPTWLFCHPDLVPFYQRQGFDMAGRLPEALAGRLQRYQRSKRLVALQRGQSSLTSSPGNSTSV comes from the coding sequence ATGCGTGCCGCAGGCGATGCTGAGCTGTGGGTGGCGCGGGGCCCAGGCATCATTGCGGGCTTGAGCCTGAGCGCAGTGGGCGAGGGCTTCTGGCTGACCGGGCTGTTGGTCGACCCGCAGCGGCGCGGCCAGGGTGTGGCCGGGCAGTTGATCGAGGCGGCGCTGGCACAGGCTGGCGGGCCCACTTGGCTGTTCTGCCACCCGGACCTCGTGCCCTTCTACCAACGCCAGGGCTTCGACATGGCCGGGCGACTGCCGGAAGCCCTGGCGGGCCGCCTGCAGCGCTACCAGCGCAGCAAACGCTTGGTAGCGCTGCAGCGGGGTCAGTCGTCGCTGACGTCGAGCCCGGGGAATAGCACCTCGGTATAG
- the def gene encoding peptide deformylase, protein MIRDILKMGDERLLRCAPPVPEHMLGSAELQQLIDDMFETMQHVGGVGLAAPQIGVDLQLVIFGFERSERYPDAEAVPQTILLNPVITPTSTELEDGWEGCLSVPGLRGVVPRFKHICYQGIDPQGNPINRFADGFHARVVQHECDHLIGRLYPSRIQDFARFGYTEVLFPGLDVSDD, encoded by the coding sequence ATGATCCGTGACATTCTCAAAATGGGCGACGAGCGCCTGCTGCGCTGCGCCCCACCGGTGCCTGAACACATGCTCGGCAGTGCCGAACTGCAGCAGCTGATCGACGACATGTTCGAAACCATGCAGCACGTCGGTGGCGTGGGCCTGGCCGCGCCGCAGATCGGTGTCGACCTGCAACTGGTTATTTTCGGCTTCGAGCGTAGCGAGCGTTACCCCGATGCCGAGGCGGTGCCGCAGACCATCCTGCTCAACCCAGTGATCACGCCCACGTCCACCGAGCTCGAGGACGGCTGGGAAGGTTGCCTGTCGGTGCCCGGCCTGCGCGGCGTGGTGCCACGCTTCAAGCATATCTGTTACCAAGGCATCGACCCTCAGGGCAACCCGATCAACCGCTTTGCCGACGGCTTCCACGCACGGGTGGTGCAGCATGAGTGCGACCATTTGATCGGCCGGCTGTACCCGTCGCGCATTCAGGACTTTGCCAGGTTCGGCTATACCGAGGTGCTATTCCCCGGGCTCGACGTCAGCGACGACTGA
- a CDS encoding YihY/virulence factor BrkB family protein: MIFPDLRGLPLHRVLVRTVKEFLDDEMSTYASALAYQALFSLFPFLLFLIALIGFLHLPDFFSWLRLQSELVLPPQALEQVNPVIDQLQQSKGGLLSVGIVIALWTASAGVRLMMSAMNAAYDVPEGRPVWKRFPLSIFYTIGLAGMLLVAAALMVLGPQVMEWIAAQVGMQEFIVTVWTILRWPAIIILMMVAVALIYYVMPDVKQQFRFITPGSVLAVVVWIVASLGFAYYVKTFADYNAMYGSIGAIIVLLLYFYISAAVLLLGAEMNAVIEHMSSEGKNPGEKDVGEHKPHETITVLGHEHPIPSEPQPSEPNPR, translated from the coding sequence ATGATTTTCCCCGACCTGCGCGGCCTGCCCCTGCACCGCGTGCTGGTACGCACCGTCAAGGAATTCCTTGATGACGAGATGTCTACCTATGCCTCTGCGCTGGCGTATCAAGCGCTGTTCTCGCTGTTCCCTTTCCTGCTGTTTCTGATCGCCCTGATCGGTTTCCTGCACCTGCCGGATTTCTTTTCCTGGCTGCGCCTGCAATCCGAGCTGGTGCTACCGCCCCAGGCGCTGGAGCAGGTGAACCCAGTGATCGACCAGTTGCAGCAATCCAAAGGCGGGCTGCTGTCGGTCGGTATCGTGATTGCCCTGTGGACGGCCTCGGCCGGCGTGCGGCTGATGATGAGCGCGATGAACGCTGCCTATGACGTGCCCGAAGGCCGCCCGGTGTGGAAGCGCTTTCCGCTGTCTATTTTTTACACCATTGGCTTGGCCGGCATGTTGCTGGTGGCCGCAGCGCTGATGGTGCTGGGGCCGCAGGTGATGGAGTGGATTGCCGCCCAGGTCGGCATGCAGGAGTTCATCGTCACGGTGTGGACCATCCTGCGCTGGCCAGCGATCATCATCCTGATGATGGTGGCAGTGGCGCTGATCTACTACGTGATGCCCGACGTGAAGCAGCAGTTTCGCTTCATTACCCCAGGTTCGGTGCTGGCGGTGGTGGTGTGGATCGTCGCCTCGCTGGGCTTTGCCTACTATGTGAAGACATTTGCCGACTACAACGCCATGTACGGCAGCATTGGTGCAATCATCGTGCTGTTGCTGTATTTCTATATTTCCGCTGCGGTGTTGCTGTTGGGTGCGGAAATGAACGCGGTGATCGAGCATATGTCCAGCGAAGGCAAGAACCCTGGCGAAAAGGATGTCGGTGAGCACAAGCCTCACGAAACCATTACCGTGCTAGGCCATGAACACCCGATACCGAGCGAGCCTCAACCTTCCGAGCCGAACCCCCGATGA
- a CDS encoding CsbD family protein gives MSGTKDKAKGLANEAIGNIKQGVGKVTDNDKLRAEGKAQELKGEGQQIKGDVKDAVKKP, from the coding sequence ATGAGCGGTACTAAAGACAAAGCGAAGGGGCTGGCCAACGAAGCGATCGGTAACATCAAGCAGGGCGTTGGCAAGGTGACCGACAACGACAAGCTGCGGGCCGAGGGCAAGGCGCAGGAGCTGAAAGGCGAGGGGCAGCAGATCAAGGGCGATGTGAAGGACGCGGTTAAAAAGCCTTGA
- a CDS encoding S1 RNA-binding domain-containing protein, giving the protein MALLGRYNSLQIVKHVDFGLYLDGGADGEILLPGRYIPKNAETEVDDWLNVFIYLDSEDQLIATTEKPKVQVGEFASLKVKDINGAGIFLDWGLSKDLLMPYSEEARQLKVGDYCVVHVYLDKRTRRITATSRLDRYLDLTPADYKVGQPVELLVAGETPMGFKAIINNRHWGLIHKNEVFKFLRSGMHENGFIKELRPDGKIALSLQPVGAALADSLQEQIMARLEAEGGVLGVCDKSDPALISKLFNVSKGNFKKAIGGLFKQGLIVIHDDRIEKA; this is encoded by the coding sequence ATGGCTCTGCTTGGGCGTTACAACAGTTTGCAAATCGTGAAACACGTGGACTTCGGCCTGTACCTGGACGGCGGCGCCGACGGCGAGATCCTGCTGCCCGGGCGCTACATACCGAAAAACGCCGAAACCGAAGTCGACGACTGGCTGAACGTGTTCATCTACCTGGACAGCGAAGACCAGCTGATCGCCACCACCGAGAAGCCCAAGGTGCAGGTCGGTGAGTTCGCCAGCCTTAAGGTCAAAGACATCAACGGTGCCGGTATTTTCCTGGACTGGGGCTTGTCCAAGGACCTGCTGATGCCGTACTCGGAAGAGGCCCGGCAGCTGAAGGTCGGCGATTACTGCGTGGTGCACGTGTACCTCGACAAGCGCACCCGTCGCATCACCGCCACCTCGCGCCTGGACCGTTACCTTGACCTCACCCCAGCCGACTACAAGGTGGGGCAACCGGTTGAACTGCTGGTGGCCGGCGAAACGCCGATGGGCTTCAAGGCCATCATCAACAACCGCCACTGGGGCCTGATCCACAAAAACGAGGTGTTCAAGTTCCTGCGTTCAGGCATGCACGAGAACGGCTTTATCAAGGAGCTGCGCCCGGACGGCAAGATCGCCTTGAGCCTGCAACCGGTGGGCGCGGCCCTGGCCGACAGCCTGCAGGAACAAATCATGGCGCGCCTGGAAGCCGAAGGCGGGGTGCTGGGGGTGTGCGACAAGAGCGACCCGGCGCTGATCAGCAAGCTGTTCAACGTCAGCAAGGGCAACTTCAAGAAAGCCATTGGCGGCTTGTTCAAGCAGGGCTTGATCGTCATCCATGACGATCGCATCGAAAAGGCCTGA
- a CDS encoding DUF6279 family lipoprotein translates to MPLRLPKALLIAIGLALALAACSRIDLAYRNLDRLVPWSLGDYLAMNREQKALLDDRLRQHLAWHCKTQLPGYLDWLDRVRAMVADGQVTDQALQQRTREAREAIGRVAEEITPSATELLRGMSDAQVAEMRDAFRDDINERQKLYLDTPLSKQIARRAERMEKRLTPWFGELTSVQQQRVQAWSQALGDQNRESIANRAHWQQQLLLAMNQRNDASFEPRLATLLQRKESLWTPAYRAAFQNTEQQARSLLVDLVQQSTPQQRRFLQERLSKVRTDFSEMKCLKG, encoded by the coding sequence ATGCCGCTACGCCTGCCCAAAGCCCTGCTCATCGCCATCGGCCTGGCCTTGGCACTGGCCGCCTGCAGCCGTATCGACCTGGCCTACCGCAACCTCGACCGCTTGGTGCCGTGGTCACTGGGTGACTACCTGGCCATGAACCGGGAGCAGAAGGCCTTGCTCGACGACCGGCTGCGCCAACACTTGGCCTGGCATTGCAAAACCCAGCTGCCCGGCTATCTCGACTGGCTGGACCGGGTGCGCGCCATGGTCGCCGACGGCCAGGTGACCGACCAGGCCCTGCAGCAACGCACCCGCGAAGCCCGCGAGGCGATAGGCCGGGTGGCCGAGGAAATCACCCCATCAGCCACTGAATTGCTGCGCGGCATGAGCGACGCCCAGGTGGCGGAGATGCGCGACGCGTTCCGCGACGACATCAACGAACGGCAGAAACTTTATCTGGACACGCCGTTGTCCAAACAGATTGCGCGCCGCGCCGAACGCATGGAAAAACGCCTCACCCCGTGGTTTGGCGAGCTGACCTCGGTGCAGCAGCAGCGGGTGCAGGCCTGGTCCCAGGCGTTGGGCGACCAGAACCGCGAATCGATCGCCAACCGTGCTCACTGGCAGCAGCAACTGCTGCTGGCGATGAACCAGCGTAACGACGCCAGCTTCGAGCCGCGCCTGGCAACGTTGCTGCAGCGCAAGGAAAGTTTGTGGACGCCAGCGTACCGGGCGGCGTTTCAGAATACCGAACAACAGGCACGCAGCTTGCTGGTGGACCTGGTGCAGCAGAGCACCCCGCAGCAGCGGCGGTTTTTGCAGGAGCGGTTGAGCAAGGTGCGCACGGATTTCAGTGAGATGAAGTGTTTGAAGGGGTGA
- the aceK gene encoding bifunctional isocitrate dehydrogenase kinase/phosphatase: protein MPQPWPAVEIARMILAGFDDYRDHFQRITLGARQRFEQARWQDIQRAAAARINLYEEKVAEVNGWLRQGFAEDVLLAVEQWPLVKNAYIHLIDPRLDDELSETWYNSLFCSLFSHDLISDGCMFIHTTRPSLRSRERAAQTRTYRPDAGLKGLLRAVFTDYPFDVPYGDLEGDLTRLEEHLRDCLPDWVCKDPSLAVELFSPVLYRNKGAYLVGRLFNSDEQWPLVIPLLHREGHGIEADALITDEAEVSIIFSFTRSYFMVDVPVPAEFVNFLKRILPGKHIAELYTSIGFYKHGKSEFYRALINHLANSDDRFIMAPGVRGMVMSVFTLPGFNTVFKIIKDRFAPSKTVDRATVIDKYRLVKSVDRVGRLADTQEFADFRFPRSKFEAECLAELLEVAPSTVALEGDTVLIRHCWTERRMTPLNLYLEQASEGQVLEALEDYGLAIKQLAAANIFPGDMLLKNFGVTRHGRVVFYDYDEISFLTEVNFRHIPPPRYPEDEMSGEPWYSIGPHDMFPEEFPPFLFADIGQRRLFSRLHGELYDADYWKGLQAAIREGKVIDVFPYRRKVR, encoded by the coding sequence ATGCCCCAGCCCTGGCCCGCCGTCGAAATCGCCCGGATGATCCTCGCCGGCTTCGACGATTACCGCGACCACTTCCAGCGCATCACCCTCGGTGCTCGCCAGCGCTTCGAGCAGGCGCGCTGGCAGGATATCCAGCGCGCCGCCGCCGCACGTATCAACCTCTATGAAGAAAAGGTCGCGGAGGTCAACGGCTGGCTACGCCAGGGCTTTGCCGAAGACGTGCTGCTGGCCGTTGAGCAATGGCCGCTGGTGAAGAACGCCTACATCCACCTGATCGACCCGCGGCTGGACGACGAGCTGTCCGAGACCTGGTACAACTCGCTGTTCTGCAGCTTGTTCAGCCACGACCTGATCAGCGATGGCTGCATGTTCATCCACACCACCCGGCCCTCCCTGCGCAGCCGCGAGCGCGCCGCGCAAACCCGCACCTACCGGCCAGACGCTGGGCTCAAGGGCCTGCTGCGGGCGGTGTTCACCGATTACCCGTTCGATGTGCCCTACGGCGACCTGGAAGGCGACCTGACGCGCTTGGAAGAACACCTGCGCGATTGCCTGCCCGACTGGGTGTGCAAGGACCCGTCCCTGGCGGTGGAGCTGTTTTCGCCGGTGCTGTACCGCAACAAGGGCGCCTACCTGGTCGGCCGGCTATTCAACAGCGATGAGCAGTGGCCGCTGGTAATCCCGCTGCTGCACCGTGAAGGGCACGGCATCGAGGCCGATGCACTGATCACCGACGAGGCTGAGGTGTCGATCATCTTCTCCTTCACCCGTTCGTACTTCATGGTCGATGTGCCGGTGCCGGCGGAGTTCGTCAACTTTCTCAAGCGCATTTTGCCGGGCAAGCACATTGCCGAGCTGTACACCTCCATCGGCTTCTACAAGCATGGCAAGTCGGAGTTTTACCGGGCGCTGATCAACCACCTGGCCAACAGCGACGACCGCTTCATCATGGCGCCCGGGGTGCGCGGCATGGTCATGAGCGTGTTCACCCTGCCGGGCTTCAACACCGTGTTCAAAATCATCAAGGACCGCTTTGCGCCGTCGAAGACGGTCGACCGCGCCACGGTGATCGACAAGTACCGGCTGGTGAAAAGTGTCGACCGCGTCGGGCGCCTGGCCGATACCCAGGAGTTCGCCGACTTTCGCTTCCCGCGCAGCAAGTTCGAGGCGGAGTGCCTGGCCGAACTGCTGGAGGTGGCGCCATCGACCGTGGCGCTGGAGGGCGACACGGTGTTGATCCGCCACTGCTGGACCGAGCGGCGCATGACGCCGCTTAACCTGTACCTGGAGCAGGCCAGCGAGGGCCAGGTGCTGGAGGCGCTGGAGGATTACGGCCTGGCCATCAAGCAGCTGGCAGCAGCGAACATCTTCCCTGGCGACATGCTGCTGAAGAACTTTGGCGTTACCCGGCATGGCCGGGTGGTGTTTTACGACTATGACGAAATCAGTTTTTTGACCGAGGTAAACTTCCGCCACATCCCACCGCCACGTTACCCGGAAGACGAGATGTCGGGCGAGCCGTGGTACTCGATTGGGCCGCATGACATGTTTCCTGAGGAGTTCCCGCCGTTCCTGTTTGCCGATATCGGCCAGCGGCGATTGTTCAGCCGGTTGCATGGGGAGCTGTATGACGCGGATTACTGGAAGGGGTTGCAGGCGGCGATACGCGAGGGGAAGGTGATCGATGTGTTCCCGTATCGGCGCAAGGTGCGGTGA
- a CDS encoding DMT family transporter, producing MSPIALARLLTLAAVWGASFLFMRIIAPELGTVPTAFLRVSIACLGLVALLAAARVRWDFQGKLGACLVLGMINSGIPATFYSVAAQVLPAGYSAIFNATTPLMGVLVGVLFFREPMTLAKLCGIFLGLFGVGILSGAGPVALDMALLQGALACLAATTCYGFAGFLARRWVSGLDSRLSALGSMLGATLMLSPLFAWSALSQPPASWGGWQVWLSLLGLGLLCTAFAYILYFRLLEEIGPVKASTVTFLIPVFGVLWGAWLLDEPLSMAHLYGGLLIGMALWLVLRPARS from the coding sequence GTGAGCCCCATCGCCCTAGCCCGCCTGTTGACCCTTGCCGCCGTCTGGGGGGCGAGCTTTCTGTTCATGCGTATCATCGCCCCCGAGCTGGGCACGGTGCCGACCGCGTTCCTGCGCGTGTCCATCGCCTGCCTGGGCCTGGTCGCGCTGCTCGCCGCCGCCCGTGTACGCTGGGACTTCCAGGGCAAGCTCGGCGCCTGCCTGGTGCTGGGCATGATCAACTCCGGCATCCCCGCCACCTTCTATTCCGTCGCCGCCCAAGTGCTGCCGGCCGGCTACTCAGCCATTTTCAACGCCACTACACCGCTGATGGGCGTGCTGGTCGGCGTGCTGTTCTTCCGCGAACCGATGACCCTGGCCAAGCTCTGCGGCATCTTCCTGGGCCTGTTCGGCGTCGGCATCCTCAGCGGCGCCGGGCCGGTGGCGTTGGACATGGCCCTGTTGCAAGGCGCGCTCGCCTGCCTGGCGGCCACCACCTGCTACGGCTTTGCCGGCTTCCTCGCGCGCCGTTGGGTCAGCGGCCTGGACAGCCGCCTGTCGGCACTGGGCAGCATGCTCGGCGCCACCCTGATGCTGAGCCCGCTGTTCGCCTGGAGCGCACTGAGCCAGCCGCCCGCCAGCTGGGGCGGCTGGCAGGTGTGGCTGTCGCTGCTGGGCCTGGGCCTGCTGTGTACGGCATTCGCTTACATCCTGTACTTCCGCCTGCTGGAAGAAATCGGCCCGGTCAAGGCCAGTACCGTGACCTTTCTGATTCCGGTATTCGGCGTATTGTGGGGGGCGTGGCTGCTGGACGAACCGCTGTCGATGGCGCACCTGTACGGCGGCCTGCTGATTGGCATGGCATTGTGGCTGGTGCTGCGCCCAGCGCGTAGCTGA
- a CDS encoding DUF4265 domain-containing protein: MDSAYKKVLFRLEQDANGYPPASVEGLWAKAVAGGYAVDNIPFHVYGIAPGDVIGTHEQAGETWFTELRSSSGSSVFRVVVKPPETLDQVRAALLDFGCNCETEQAVKMLAVELPPQRSLDTLLYYLLTQREAGLLDFEEGVLRHAIPEEFR; encoded by the coding sequence ATGGACAGCGCGTACAAAAAGGTCCTGTTCCGCCTGGAACAGGACGCAAACGGCTACCCACCGGCCTCGGTCGAGGGGCTGTGGGCAAAGGCCGTGGCAGGCGGCTATGCCGTCGACAACATTCCCTTCCATGTCTACGGCATCGCCCCGGGCGACGTCATCGGCACCCATGAACAAGCCGGCGAAACCTGGTTCACCGAACTACGCAGCAGCAGCGGCAGCTCGGTGTTCCGGGTGGTCGTCAAACCGCCGGAAACCCTGGACCAGGTACGCGCGGCCTTGCTGGACTTCGGCTGCAATTGCGAAACCGAGCAGGCAGTGAAGATGCTGGCGGTCGAGCTCCCGCCGCAGCGCTCGCTCGACACCTTGCTGTACTACCTGCTCACCCAGCGCGAAGCCGGCCTGCTGGACTTCGAGGAAGGCGTACTGCGCCACGCCATCCCCGAAGAGTTCCGCTAA
- a CDS encoding DMT family transporter has protein sequence MSVFNKASVASAATTSLFVLLWSSGAIVSKLGLAQASPFAFLLLRSALALAGLLLIGPLLGLRWPRRRGAVLRALGTGCVLLGAYQIFYLLALNTHVTPGVMATVMGVQPILTVVLMERQRSWSRLFGLGLGLGGLIMVVYQGINLGGVSLAGMLFALLALASMTLGSILQKRITDNPMGTLPLQYLAGFALCALFAPLQPLQVQWSGSFVGALLWMGLVVSLLATLLLYRLIAKGNLVNVTSLFYLVPAVTAVMDLMIFGNRLAPLSLLGMGLIVVGLLFVFRKPVARPAEA, from the coding sequence ATGTCTGTCTTTAACAAAGCATCCGTGGCCTCGGCGGCCACTACCAGCCTGTTCGTCCTGCTGTGGAGCAGCGGCGCGATCGTCTCCAAGCTGGGCCTGGCACAGGCCAGCCCGTTCGCCTTCCTGCTGTTGCGCTCGGCCCTGGCCCTGGCCGGCCTACTGCTGATCGGCCCGCTGCTGGGGCTGCGCTGGCCACGCCGGCGTGGGGCCGTCCTGCGTGCCCTGGGCACTGGCTGTGTGCTGCTTGGCGCCTACCAGATCTTCTACCTGCTGGCACTCAACACCCATGTCACCCCCGGCGTGATGGCCACGGTGATGGGGGTACAACCGATCCTCACCGTGGTGCTGATGGAGCGCCAGCGCTCGTGGAGCCGCTTGTTCGGCTTGGGCTTGGGGCTGGGTGGCTTGATCATGGTGGTTTACCAGGGCATCAACCTGGGCGGGGTGTCGCTGGCGGGCATGCTGTTCGCCCTGCTGGCGCTGGCCAGCATGACGCTGGGCTCGATCCTGCAGAAGCGCATCACCGACAACCCTATGGGCACGTTGCCGCTGCAGTACCTGGCCGGCTTTGCCCTGTGCGCACTGTTCGCGCCGCTGCAGCCGCTGCAGGTGCAGTGGAGCGGTAGTTTTGTCGGCGCGCTGCTGTGGATGGGCCTGGTGGTCTCGCTGCTGGCGACCCTGCTGCTGTACCGGCTGATCGCCAAGGGCAACCTGGTCAATGTCACCAGCCTGTTCTACTTGGTGCCGGCAGTGACCGCGGTGATGGACTTGATGATCTTCGGTAACCGCCTGGCACCGCTCAGCCTGCTGGGCATGGGGCTGATCGTGGTCGGCTTGCTGTTCGTGTTCCGCAAGCCCGTCGCGCGCCCGGCCGAGGCCTGA
- a CDS encoding formylglycine-generating enzyme family protein: protein MNVSTWLYRPAQVTCLLLVSAYAHAAKPGEVFKDCKDCPEMVVLPAGSYVMGAPDDEVGRQPDEGPLHTVTFAKPFAMSRYPVTAAELDAYIKATGTVIKSGDDRPGRWCEASKPSYPQGPRQPAVCVDYDEVQAYTQWLAKTTGKPYRMVSEAEREYAARGGSSGPFPFPFDAPGKYEISQHANTYGPKDGYAFSAPVGSYPPNAFGMYDMHGNVYEWVADCYHDSYEGAPSDGSAWVQDPTCIRAHMRGNDWGEPPIFSRSANRNDRLKTTRGDFLGFRVARAL, encoded by the coding sequence ATGAACGTTTCCACCTGGCTCTACCGGCCAGCCCAGGTCACCTGCCTGCTGCTGGTCAGCGCCTACGCCCACGCCGCCAAGCCAGGCGAGGTGTTCAAAGACTGCAAGGACTGCCCCGAGATGGTCGTGCTGCCCGCCGGCAGCTATGTGATGGGCGCCCCCGACGACGAAGTCGGTCGCCAGCCCGACGAAGGCCCGCTGCATACCGTGACCTTCGCCAAGCCCTTCGCCATGAGCCGCTACCCGGTCACCGCCGCCGAACTGGACGCCTACATCAAGGCCACCGGCACCGTCATCAAAAGTGGCGACGACCGCCCCGGTCGCTGGTGCGAGGCCAGCAAGCCCAGTTACCCGCAAGGCCCCCGCCAACCGGCGGTATGCGTGGACTACGACGAAGTGCAGGCCTACACCCAGTGGCTGGCCAAGACCACCGGCAAGCCCTATCGCATGGTCAGCGAGGCGGAACGCGAATACGCCGCCCGCGGCGGCTCCAGCGGCCCATTCCCGTTCCCCTTCGACGCACCGGGCAAGTACGAGATCAGCCAGCACGCCAACACCTACGGCCCCAAGGACGGTTATGCCTTCAGCGCCCCGGTGGGCAGCTACCCGCCCAATGCCTTCGGCATGTACGACATGCACGGCAATGTCTACGAATGGGTCGCCGACTGCTACCACGACAGCTACGAGGGCGCCCCCAGTGACGGCAGCGCCTGGGTCCAAGACCCGACCTGCATCCGCGCGCACATGCGTGGCAATGACTGGGGCGAGCCGCCGATTTTCTCCCGCTCGGCCAACCGCAACGACCGCCTCAAAACCACGCGTGGTGACTTCCTCGGCTTTCGCGTAGCACGCGCGCTGTGA